A part of Streptomyces sp. NBC_01451 genomic DNA contains:
- a CDS encoding penicillin acylase family protein: protein MPPTTTSSSGNKSGKSGRKKGRKARLFVIVLVLAIVGGLAFGAYWSVSTVRASFPQTKGSISLEGLSGPVDVKRDSYGVPQIYASSDEDLFMAQGYVQAQDRFYEMDVRRHMTSGRLSEMFGKGQVENDEFLRTLGWDRVAKDEYDKTLSAATKKYLQAYAKGVNAYLKGKDGADISLEYAALGFENDYKPQEWTPVDSVAWLKAMAWDLRGNMQDEIDRSLLTSRLGPQQIADLYPEYPYSRNKPIVQEGAYDATTQTYAQGGSTAGTESASSGTSETSAVDSAAFQSQLEGLYRVLDDVPTAVGVNGNGIGSNSWVVAGAHTITGKPLLANDPHLSPSLPSVWYQMGLHCRSVSAKCQYDVSGYTFAGMPGVIIGHNADIAWGMTNSGADVTDLYLEKLSGDGYLYDGKTKPFTTREETIEVAGGASKKIVVRETENGPLLSDRDDELVKVGQKATVDAAAPDRGDGYGIALRWTALDPGTSMDAVFLIDKASNWTEFRAGAASFDVPSQNLVYADTAGNIGYQLPGRIPTRAAGDDGSLPVPGWDSKYRWTGYLKQAELPFEYNPKRGYIVTANQAVVDKAKYPYTLTTDWGYGTRSQRIADLIASKIKGGGKISTDDMRQMQLDNSSEIAKLLVPKLLAIDVKDKYVREAQKLLVGWDYTQDPDSAAAAYFNSVWRNILKLAFGNKLPKEVRVKGQCLYVRPVSTTSPADADQPVLECGQRDADQAQPDGGDRWFEVVRKIVNDQDNDWWSTPRTRTETAATNRDQLFARAMSDARWELTAKLGKDIDTWSWGRLHRLFLKNQTLGTEGPGFVQYILNRGPWKLGGGEAAVDATGWNAAGGYGVIWVPSMRMVVNLGDLDKSKWINLTGASGHAFSDHYTDQTGKWVKGELLDWSFSDKAVDDSTSDTLLLKP from the coding sequence ATGCCCCCCACCACCACCAGCTCTTCCGGTAACAAGTCCGGCAAGTCCGGCAGGAAGAAGGGGCGCAAAGCCCGACTGTTCGTGATCGTCCTGGTTCTGGCCATCGTCGGAGGCCTCGCCTTCGGCGCCTACTGGTCCGTCAGTACCGTCCGGGCCTCCTTCCCGCAGACCAAGGGCTCGATCTCGCTCGAAGGCCTGTCCGGACCCGTCGACGTCAAGCGCGACAGCTACGGCGTCCCGCAGATCTACGCCTCCTCCGACGAGGACCTGTTCATGGCACAGGGCTACGTCCAGGCGCAGGACCGGTTCTACGAGATGGACGTACGCCGGCACATGACGTCCGGCCGGCTCTCCGAGATGTTCGGCAAGGGGCAGGTCGAGAACGACGAGTTCCTGCGCACCCTGGGCTGGGACCGGGTGGCCAAGGACGAGTACGACAAGACCCTGTCGGCCGCCACGAAGAAGTACCTCCAGGCCTACGCCAAGGGAGTCAACGCCTACCTGAAGGGCAAGGACGGCGCGGACATCTCCCTGGAGTACGCGGCCCTCGGGTTCGAGAACGACTACAAGCCGCAGGAGTGGACCCCGGTCGACTCGGTCGCGTGGCTGAAGGCGATGGCCTGGGACCTGCGCGGCAACATGCAGGACGAGATCGACCGATCCCTGCTGACCAGCCGTCTCGGCCCGCAGCAGATCGCCGACCTGTACCCGGAGTACCCGTACAGCCGGAACAAGCCGATCGTCCAGGAAGGCGCGTACGACGCCACGACGCAGACGTACGCGCAGGGCGGCAGCACCGCGGGCACGGAGTCCGCCTCCTCTGGTACGTCCGAAACCTCGGCCGTCGACTCCGCGGCCTTCCAGAGCCAGCTGGAGGGCCTCTACCGGGTCCTCGACGACGTCCCGACGGCCGTCGGGGTGAACGGCAACGGCATCGGCTCCAACTCCTGGGTCGTCGCGGGCGCCCACACCATCACCGGAAAACCGCTGCTGGCCAACGACCCGCACCTGTCGCCTTCGCTGCCGTCCGTCTGGTACCAGATGGGCCTGCACTGCCGCAGCGTCTCCGCCAAGTGCCAGTACGACGTCTCCGGATACACCTTCGCGGGCATGCCCGGCGTGATCATCGGCCACAACGCCGACATCGCCTGGGGCATGACCAACTCGGGCGCCGACGTCACCGACCTCTACCTGGAGAAGCTCTCCGGCGACGGCTACCTGTACGACGGTAAGACGAAGCCGTTCACCACGCGCGAGGAGACCATCGAGGTCGCCGGCGGCGCGTCCAAGAAGATCGTCGTCCGCGAGACCGAGAACGGGCCCCTGCTGTCCGACCGGGACGACGAACTCGTCAAGGTCGGCCAGAAGGCCACCGTCGACGCAGCGGCCCCCGACCGCGGTGACGGCTACGGCATCGCGCTGCGCTGGACCGCGCTGGACCCCGGCACCTCCATGGACGCCGTCTTCCTGATCGACAAGGCGTCGAACTGGACCGAGTTCCGCGCGGGCGCGGCCTCCTTCGACGTGCCCTCGCAGAACCTCGTCTACGCGGACACCGCGGGCAACATCGGCTACCAGCTCCCGGGACGCATCCCCACGCGCGCGGCGGGCGACGACGGCTCGCTCCCGGTCCCCGGCTGGGACTCCAAGTACCGCTGGACCGGCTACCTCAAGCAGGCCGAGCTGCCCTTCGAGTACAACCCGAAGCGCGGCTACATCGTGACCGCCAACCAGGCCGTCGTCGACAAGGCCAAGTACCCGTACACGCTCACCACGGACTGGGGCTACGGCACCCGCAGCCAGCGCATCGCCGATCTGATCGCGTCGAAGATCAAGGGCGGCGGCAAGATCTCCACCGACGACATGCGCCAGATGCAGCTGGACAACAGCAGCGAGATCGCCAAGCTGCTGGTGCCCAAGCTGCTGGCGATCGACGTCAAGGACAAGTACGTCCGTGAGGCGCAGAAGCTCCTCGTGGGCTGGGACTACACCCAGGACCCCGACTCGGCCGCGGCGGCCTACTTCAACTCGGTCTGGCGCAACATCCTGAAGCTCGCCTTCGGCAACAAGCTGCCCAAGGAAGTGCGCGTCAAGGGACAGTGCCTGTACGTCAGGCCGGTCAGCACCACCAGCCCCGCCGACGCGGACCAGCCGGTGCTCGAATGCGGTCAGCGGGACGCGGACCAGGCGCAGCCGGACGGCGGTGACCGCTGGTTCGAGGTGGTCCGCAAGATCGTCAACGACCAGGACAACGACTGGTGGAGCACGCCGAGGACCCGCACCGAGACGGCCGCGACCAACCGCGACCAGCTGTTCGCGCGCGCCATGTCGGACGCCCGCTGGGAACTGACCGCCAAGCTCGGCAAGGACATCGACACCTGGAGCTGGGGCCGGCTGCACCGCCTGTTCCTGAAGAACCAGACCCTGGGCACCGAGGGCCCCGGCTTCGTGCAGTACATCCTCAACCGCGGCCCCTGGAAGCTCGGCGGCGGCGAGGCGGCGGTCGACGCGACCGGCTGGAACGCGGCAGGCGGCTACGGCGTCATCTGGGTGCCGTCGATGCGCATGGTGGTCAACCTCGGCGACCTCGACAAGTCGAAGTGGATCAACCTGACGGGAGCCTCCGGGCACGCCTTCAGCGACCACTACACCGACCAGACGGGCAAGTGGGTCAAGGGCGAACTGCTGGACTGGTCCTTCTCGGACAAGGCGGTCGACGACAGCACGAGCGACACACTGCTGCTGAAACCGTGA
- a CDS encoding potassium/proton antiporter translates to MPRPGQGRERPLTVHHLNQLLLVCSLVLLIAVAAVRISSRSGLPSLLVYLGIGVAMGQDGIGDIHFDNAELTQVIGYAALVVILAEGGLGTKWKEIKPALPAASVLALAGVAVSVGITATAAHYLVGLEWRQAFIIGAVVSSTDAAAVFSVLRKIPLPARVTGTLEAESGFNDAPVVILVVSLSTAGPVEHWYTLLGVIVLELAIGAAIGITVGWLGAWGLRHVALPASGLYPIAVMAIAVTAYAAGALAHGSGFLAVYLAAMVLGNAKLPHWPATRGFADGLGWIAQIGMFVLLGLQVTPHEMGDDIWPALVIGLALTMVARPLSVIVSLTPFRVPWQEQTLMSWAGLRGAVPIILATIPMVSGVEDSRRIFNIVFVLVVVYTLVQGPTLPWLARKLRLGKSAEAADLGIESAPLERLRGHLLSVAIPDGSKMHGVEVGELRLPPGAAVTLVVRDEKSFVPLPTTILHRGDELLVVTTDPVRDATERRLRAVGQGGKLAQWLGTGGNGAEA, encoded by the coding sequence GTGCCGCGCCCGGGCCAGGGAAGGGAACGGCCGCTGACTGTCCACCACCTCAACCAGCTCCTGCTCGTCTGCTCGCTCGTCCTCCTCATCGCTGTGGCAGCGGTCCGGATCTCCTCGCGCAGCGGGCTCCCCAGCCTGCTCGTCTACCTGGGGATCGGCGTCGCCATGGGCCAGGACGGCATCGGCGACATCCACTTCGACAACGCCGAACTGACCCAGGTCATCGGGTACGCGGCCCTGGTCGTGATCCTGGCCGAGGGCGGACTCGGCACGAAGTGGAAGGAGATCAAACCCGCCCTGCCGGCCGCCTCCGTGCTGGCGCTGGCGGGGGTGGCGGTGAGTGTCGGGATCACGGCGACGGCCGCGCACTACCTGGTGGGGCTGGAGTGGCGGCAGGCGTTCATCATCGGCGCGGTGGTGTCCTCGACGGACGCGGCGGCGGTCTTCTCCGTCCTGCGGAAGATCCCCCTCCCCGCGCGCGTGACGGGCACCCTGGAGGCCGAGTCGGGCTTCAACGACGCCCCGGTCGTCATCCTGGTCGTCTCGCTGTCCACGGCGGGCCCGGTCGAGCACTGGTACACGCTGCTGGGCGTCATCGTCCTGGAGCTGGCCATCGGCGCGGCCATCGGGATCACGGTCGGGTGGCTCGGTGCCTGGGGCCTCCGGCACGTGGCCCTGCCCGCGTCCGGCCTCTACCCCATCGCCGTGATGGCCATCGCGGTCACCGCGTACGCCGCCGGCGCACTCGCCCACGGCAGCGGTTTCCTCGCGGTCTACCTGGCCGCCATGGTCCTCGGCAACGCCAAGCTCCCCCACTGGCCGGCCACCCGCGGCTTCGCCGACGGACTCGGCTGGATCGCCCAGATCGGCATGTTCGTCCTGCTCGGCCTCCAGGTGACCCCGCACGAGATGGGCGACGACATCTGGCCCGCGCTCGTCATAGGCCTGGCCCTGACCATGGTCGCGCGCCCACTGAGCGTGATCGTCAGCCTGACGCCGTTCCGGGTCCCGTGGCAGGAGCAGACCCTGATGTCCTGGGCCGGGCTGCGCGGCGCGGTGCCCATCATCCTGGCGACGATCCCCATGGTGAGCGGCGTCGAGGACAGCCGTCGCATCTTCAACATCGTCTTCGTACTGGTCGTCGTCTACACCCTCGTCCAGGGCCCGACGCTCCCCTGGCTGGCCCGCAAACTGCGCCTCGGCAAGAGCGCGGAGGCGGCCGACCTAGGCATCGAGTCGGCACCCCTGGAGCGGCTGCGCGGGCATCTGCTGTCCGTCGCGATACCCGACGGCTCCAAGATGCACGGCGTGGAGGTGGGCGAGCTGAGGCTGCCGCCGGGCGCCGCGGTCACGCTCGTCGTCCGCGACGAAAAATCGTTCGTTCCGCTGCCGACGACCATCCTGCACCGCGGTGACGAACTCCTCGTGGTGACCACCGACCCGGTCCGCGACGCGACGGAACGCCGACTGCGGGCCGTGGGGCAGGGCGGCAAGCTGGCGCAGTGGCTGGGGACGGGCGGGAACGGAGCAGAGGCGTGA